The genomic segment AAGTGCCGTAATCAATTCTTCAACCCGTTCTTCCGGTACAGAGATGAGAAGACCACCAGAAGTTATGGCATCACTCAAAATTAGCTGTTCCATCTCACTGATTCCTTCTGCAAATTCCACCTTATCAGCAAGATATTTTAAATTAGCACGGGTCCCACCAGGGAAAACATTCTGAAGAGCATATTCATAAGTAGCTGGAAGTACAGGAACCTTATCTTTATAGATCCGAATCCCAACATCGCTGGCCTTTGCCATTTCATAGGCATGACCTAATAGACCAAAACCTGTAATATCTGTACAAGCATTGACACCCACTTCCTGCATCGCCTCTGCAGAATCTTTATTTAAAGTAGTCATAACCTCAACTGCTTCTTCAATTACATCATCTGAAGCCAGCCCCTTTTTGATGGCTGTTGTTATAATACCAATTCCGAGAGGTTTAGTTAAAACCAGTTTATCACCAACCTTGGCCCCGGCATTAGTTAAAACTTTTTTGGGATGTACTAAACCCGCTACTGAAAGACCATATTTGGGTTCCGGGTCATCTATAGTGTGTCCACCAGCAATACAGGCCCCCGCTTCTGCCACTTTATCAGCTCCCCCAGCCAAAATCTGAGCCAACACTTCCAGAGGGAGTTTTTTCGGAGAGAACCCAACAATATTCAAGGCAGTGATAGGATAACCTCCCATTGCGTAAACATCACTTAAAGCGTTAGCCGCTGCAATCTGTCCAAAGGTATAAGGGTCATCAACAATGGGAGTAAAATAGTCCAATGTTTGAATCAAAGCCATCTCTTCATTTAAGATAAAAACTCCTGCATCATCAGCAGTATCTGGGCCAACAATCAACCGTTTATCTACAGGTAATTGGGGTAATTGGCACAGAACCTGTGCCAGGGTCTCAGGACCCAATTTACAGCCTCAACCAGCTTTAGTAGAATAACTTGTTAACCGAATCTTTTCATCAATAGTCATATCTATATTCCACCTCCAGAGTTATTCTCATATCACCTATTTACTTTAAGCAAAGCCTCAAGAATCTCATCTTCCTGATCAGGAAAAACTGTTCTCAAATCAAAGAGCAGTTCATCATCCTGAATCCGGCAAATAACCGGTACTTCCCCCTGTCGAAGCTGAATTTCGGCATCAGTAGTAGAAATTCTATTAAATTTAACCCCAACAAGCCAGGTAGGAATTTCTTCTAAAGGAAGACTTCCCCCTCCCACCATAGATCGTCCTTCAACGACTCGAATTTCTACCTCATTAAGTGTCTCCTTTAAACGTTGAGCAAATTTTTCTACTCGTTTTTTAATTACATCAGCAGTTAGTTTAAGCATTCTTAATGTGGGTATCTCATTCATCGCCTCTTCCTCTCTTAAATAATGCTTGAGGGTTACCTCTAAAGCTGCCAGAGTAAATTTATCAACCCTGAGAGCACGGAGCAAATGATTCCGTTTTAAACGCTGAATGTATTCTTTTTTTCCAACAATAATCCCTGCCTGGGGTCCCCCCAGAAGCTTATCTCCACTAAAAGAAACCAGATCAACTCCATGAGAGACGGCTTCCTGTACTGTCGGCTCATGGGCAATTCCATATTTTTCTAGATTAATCAAAACTCCACTACCCAGATCTTCAAAAACGGGAATTTGATACTTATGTGCCAGTTCCACCAGTTCCTTATTTTCTACTGACTTACTGAAACCTACAATTTGATAATTGCTGGTATGTACTTTGACTAAAAGTCCGGTCTCAGAAGTGATGGCATTTTCATAATCATATAAATGTGTTTTATTAGTTGAACCTACCTCTACCAGAGTACAGCCGCTGATTTTCATAACTTCGTGCATTCTAAATGATCCACCAATCTCCACCAATTCACCGCGGGAAATAATCACTTCTTTACCCTTAGCAAGAGTACTCAGCACCAAAAGAACAGCTGCTGCGTTATTATTAACAACAAGGGCATCTTCAGCACCGGTCAAACGGCAGAGAAGATCAGTTACCAGTGTATAACGGCTACCCCTTTTCCCTTCTTTTAAGTCATATTCTAAGTTGGAATATGTCCTTGCAATCTGGGCCAGCGCATCTGCAGCCTTTTCACTCAAAACCGCTCTCCCCAGATTAGTATGGAGAACTGTACCAGTGGCATTAATAACCTTTTTTAAACGGGGAGCCATATAAGCAAGAATAGCTTCTTTAGCTTCTCTGGCTAGCCCCTCTATCGAAAGATCAAGTTTTTCTGGATCAGTAGTTTCTTCTAAAATATCCCTTCTTTTCTTATCTAAAACCTGATTTATAAGATCAACCACCAAATCATGGGGATATTCAGTCAGAATATTTTGTATCTCTGTCGTCTGTAACAGACGATTTACCGCCGGAATTTTTCGTAAATACTCCTGTTTCACTCTGAAGTCACCTCACATTGATTAGCATACCCACAAATATTATAACTTCTACAAAGTTTATATCTCTCCTGCTGGAATTAAATATTTTTATTATGATTATAAATAATTTTATATGGAAACTAACAGGAACGAATAAATCCCGTTAAACTCCCTGTCCAATCTCACAATAGATCTGCAAAAAATTAATAACTTTCCATAAAGAAGAACCCGAATTCGACAGCTCATAGGTAAAAAAATATCTAATAAAAGCCGTTATTACAGCATCCATAAAGGTTTGACTCCTTTTTAGAGCTGTACCTATGATTTTGGCTCAATTTTTGGATACCCTGAAGGCTTCCTGATTCCCACCATTTCAATGATCTTAAGCTGTTTGTTGGTTAATTCTGTACATTGATATACCTCTCCAGAATTAAAAATAAATTTTCCTATTTTGATCTTATCTAATTCATGGCGAAGGTTTCTCCAGGTCATCTTTGTAGCATTTTCTGCAACCCTGACTAACAATAAAGCCAACCATGATAGTAATACATGGGCTCTGATTCTTTCTTCTAATCAATGATATACCGGCCTTATCTCCAAGTCATTTTTTAGTGTCCTAAACGAGTTTTCTATCTCTACAAGCTGTTTGTACCCTAAAGCTACATCTTCGGCTGAAAGGGTATCATCTGATGTGGTAATTAGATATTTGCCGTCATATTTTTCTTCTTCCCTGACCTTCATCCTGTTAAGCTTTAAACGACCATCTTTTAATTGCCTGATATACTTGCCATAAGTAGGGTGAGACCTCAAATTACACATAGCTTTAGTATGTGCTTTACCGGATAATTGTCTTAGAGACTTTAACTGGCTTTCTATTTCTTTGATAATCTGTTCTCTTTGTCCTTTCTGCCTTCTGGCTTCTAAAGGATTATAGGCTAAAAAACATAACGCTTTCTTGCTTCACCATCACCAACTATGATTTCTTTTATCTCAAGGTTATCTTTAATCTTTTGATAACGTCCTGAACGGGCCAGGGCTTCTTTTACTTCTTTCTTGCTGGAGCGAAGTTTTTCTCCCATTATGTAATGGCCGCCTGCTCTCTGTAAATAGCGTTTATTTTCATCTGAAGCAAACCCACAGTCCATAACTGAGATGACTCGACCTAATTTCCAACCCACCAGGTCATCTTTAACTTCCTGAATAACAGACATATCAGAAATATTACCAGACCAGACCCAGTTTTTAATTGGAATACCATCTCTAGTGACAGCCAGTCCTATAACCATTTGGACTAAATCAGGCCTTTTATTTTTAGAAAACCCTAATTGTCTGAAGTTGTCATCTTCAGGCACCTCGCCTGGCTGAACTTCAAAATAGCAGGAAGTGGTATCAAAAAAGAGAAGATCTACTTCCAGATTTAATAAATGAGCAACCGAATTAAATACCTGTTCTTCCAGTTCATCTTTTACCTCTAAAAGAAAATCCATAGCACACGTCGAAACAGAAGAATCGCCACAGTTGATCCAGCGCCCAGACACCACCAAATTTTTTGGCAAGGACAAAAGAAAAGTCAGCTGCTCTGACAATTTTATCTTTAGCAAACATTGCCTCTTCAGGATTCAGGTAACGGTTAATGCTATCTACCAGACGTTCTAAAACCTTTCGATCTAATTGATCCTCCCTTCCAAAAGAATAGATAACTTTGGTTTTGGAATACCCGGCTTCTGAATCCCAGTAATTATGGCAAAGCTGGAGATATGAAATTAATGTTGATATATCAGGATTCTTACTCAAAAACAAGTCTAAATATACCTATTTACTGTCGAACTCGGGTAAGAACAAATCTAGTTCACCCAGCACAAACATAAAAAAACAATCACTTGCAACAAAGGCTCCTAAAGCCAAAAATACCAAAATAAGACCTATAATTTTCCTTGAATATTTTATTAGGCATGTGGTTAGTATTCATTAATAATCTCAAAGTATTCTTCAAAGTTTTCACGATTAAATTCGTAAAGAGTTTCAATATTATTCATTACTACTGATACTATTTTTTCAGGACCATTTGTATAAATTTTAACTTAGATTCGGCAAGTAAAATGCCTAATGCCTGATATTATGGACTTTGATAACATAAATTATTGAAAAATTTTTTATAAAAAATAAAAGGGATAACTCCTCTTTTCTGGCAAATAATTAGCAGGAAAAAAATTCCAGAAAGGGGTATCCCTATTATGAGTTTAGCGGAAAAAATAAAGTAGGTAAATAACTTAATCGCAAAAGTTACATTTGATAATAAACAGTATCTTTAAATGTAGCCTTTACATACATTGAAGCTTTTAAGAATATCATTGGTTTCAAAGATTTAATTAAGAATACGATATCATATAACAAGGCGCCAAATTCTGTATTTTCTACTGCTGACATAATAGATTTTATGGTTGACGCTGTAATACAGGGTTATTCAAGATTTTCACATATGGAATCTCTTAGAGAAGATCAAATTTATGCTAACTTCTTTCAAAGAAAAGCTGGGAATTATTTCTAATACTAATGAAATTCTTGACCTGACACTTGAAAACAGAAAATATCATACTAACCATAAATTTCTTGATTTCTTCATAAGCTGTGAAAAAATAGTTCCTTCTAACTGGTATATAAAGCGTATCTGTGGTGACCGTGGTATATTTGACCATAATAATTTCAAATACTTTGAAGAACGAGGAAATTTTCCATGAATATAATCAACGTTGTGATATTGAAAACAGGATTGATGAACTAAAAGAAAGATTTGCCTTCTCCCAAAACAGTTAGCAAAACAAAAAGTGTAATGAACTCTTTCTGTTAATTAAACTGGAAGACATGTAGAAGCATGAAATAACCACATTAAGAAGGATACTATATAATCTGCCAGGCAACCTAGTTGGTAATAGTTATTACCGACATATTAGATTTGCTCCGAGTAAATGGCTTGAAAGAGTAATCAATTATATTCACCACAAGCTTAAATACTTCTTTAAAACTATTGTTTTTGCATAGAAAAATAGTTGAACAATATTTATTTTGAAAGCCCCCTAATGGAGGCTTAGTTTCTTATACCCAAAAATCGCATCAA from the Anoxybacter fermentans genome contains:
- the selD gene encoding selenide, water dikinase SelD; translation: MTIDEKIRLTSYSTKAGUGCKLGPETLAQVLCQLPQLPVDKRLIVGPDTADDAGVFILNEEMALIQTLDYFTPIVDDPYTFGQIAAANALSDVYAMGGYPITALNIVGFSPKKLPLEVLAQILAGGADKVAEAGACIAGGHTIDDPEPKYGLSVAGLVHPKKVLTNAGAKVGDKLVLTKPLGIGIITTAIKKGLASDDVIEEAVEVMTTLNKDSAEAMQEVGVNACTDITGFGLLGHAYEMAKASDVGIRIYKDKVPVLPATYEYALQNVFPGGTRANLKYLADKVEFAEGISEMEQLILSDAITSGGLLISVPEERVEELITALKARKGVITTAIIGDVVAEHPQKLKVEV
- the selA gene encoding L-seryl-tRNA(Sec) selenium transferase produces the protein MKQEYLRKIPAVNRLLQTTEIQNILTEYPHDLVVDLINQVLDKKRRDILEETTDPEKLDLSIEGLAREAKEAILAYMAPRLKKVINATGTVLHTNLGRAVLSEKAADALAQIARTYSNLEYDLKEGKRGSRYTLVTDLLCRLTGAEDALVVNNNAAAVLLVLSTLAKGKEVIISRGELVEIGGSFRMHEVMKISGCTLVEVGSTNKTHLYDYENAITSETGLLVKVHTSNYQIVGFSKSVENKELVELAHKYQIPVFEDLGSGVLINLEKYGIAHEPTVQEAVSHGVDLVSFSGDKLLGGPQAGIIVGKKEYIQRLKRNHLLRALRVDKFTLAALEVTLKHYLREEEAMNEIPTLRMLKLTADVIKKRVEKFAQRLKETLNEVEIRVVEGRSMVGGGSLPLEEIPTWLVGVKFNRISTTDAEIQLRQGEVPVICRIQDDELLFDLRTVFPDQEDEILEALLKVNR